The Prinia subflava isolate CZ2003 ecotype Zambia chromosome 5, Cam_Psub_1.2, whole genome shotgun sequence genome window below encodes:
- the TMEM41B gene encoding transmembrane protein 41B, whose amino-acid sequence MAQRRVAERGPCQAAAAEESARHQRQLLKGKALAEGGSARTSLLILVSIFLSAAFLMFLVYKNFPQLSEEERECIKVPRDMDDAKALGKVLSKYKDTFYVQVLVAYFATYVFLQTFAIPGSIFLSILSGFLYPFPLALFLVCLCSGLGASFCYMLSYLVGRPVVYRYLTEKAVKWSEQVERHREHLINYIIFLRITPFLPNWFINITSPVINVPLKVFFIGTFLGVAPPSFVAIKAGTTLYQLTTAGEAVSWNSVFVLMILAILSILPALFQKKLKQKFE is encoded by the exons ATGGCGCAGCGAAGGGTGGCAGAGCGCGGGCCTTGCcaagcggcggcggcggaggagAGCGCCAGGCACCAGCGGCAGCTCCTGAAAG GGAAAGCTCTTGCAGAAGGTGGATCAGCTCGGACATCACTTCTTATTTTAGTGTCCATCTTCTTATCAGCTGCTTTCCTTATGTTCCTGGTATATAAAAATTTCCCACAACTTAGTGA agaagaaagagaatgtATAAAAGTTCCTAGAGATATGGATGATGCAAAGGCCTTGGGAAAAGTCTTGTCCAAATACAAGGACACATTTTACGTTCAAGTGTTAGTGGCTTATTTTGCCACATATGTTTT CTTGCAAACATTTGCTATTCCTGGGTCTATATTTCTCAGTATCCTGTCAGGGTTTCTTTATCCCTTTCCACTGGCcttatttcttgtttgtttg tgctCAGGACTGGGAGCTTCATTCTGCTATATGCTGTCATACCTAGTGGGACGTCCTGTTGTGTACAGATATTTaacagaaaaagcagtaaaatggTCAGAACAG GTTGAACGACATAGAGAACATCTCATTAACTACATCATATTTTTGAGAATAACACCTTTTCTCCCCAACTGGTTTATCAATATCACATCTCCTGTAATCAATGTGCCATTGAAAGTGTTCTTCATTGGCACTTTCCTAG GTGTAGCACCACCATCCTTTGTAGCCATTAAGGCCGGAACAACACTGTACCAGCTCACAACAGCAGGGGAAGCTGTTTCCTGGAACTCTGTTTTTGTTCTCATGATTCTAGCCATCCTCTCCATCCTACCAGCTCTCTTCCAGAAGAAACTGAAGCAGAAATTTGAATAA